Within the Enterobacter roggenkampii genome, the region TCGGCGCACTCTCAAGCAGCAGGCGCAGGTTAGTTTCACGAAGCTGGGTCCACGGGGAACCAAAGCGCGTGAAATAAGCCGCTAGCTGCGGAGGAAGATAGCTGGGGTTAAAACGCCAGGCGTTCTCATCGGCAAAACCGACTCTACCAGGAAGCAGCATTGCGCCGAGCCCCGGGACGTTGACCACTTCCTCGCTGACAATGCGTTTCAGCAGCGCCTTACCCGTGCGGGTATAGTCCCGATCTTTCCACAGCCGACCCGCTTCGAGCAGTGACCAGGCGATCCAGACATCGGCATCAGAGGCAGAGTTGGTATCAATCACCGCCCAGGCGTCTTTATCTTTCTGACCCCATAGCCAGGCAGGCAGATGGGCGTTGAGATCGCCGCTGGCGAGATTATCGCGCGTCCACGTCAGTAGCAGGTCAAAGGATTTGCGATCGTTCGCCGCCAGGGCAAAGAACAGGGCATAGCTTTGCCCTTCCGAGGTCGTAATTTTGCGCGTGTCACTGGGATCAATGACGCGCCCGCCCTCGCTGATGTAGTCCTTTTTAAACTGCTCCCAGGCAGGCCAGGTACAGGCGGCGCGAAGAGGAAGCGCCGCCAGCATCACCGCTGCTAATACACACCAGCGAAAGGCTTTCATCACATCTTACTCATCCGGGTTCAGACGACGACGGCTGATGATTCGCAGCAGACGCCACAGCACCCATGCCAGCAAGACCACGCTGACCGCAGCCAGGATAGCGAGCAGAACCGGATGGTTAGCCAGCGCATACCACAGGCGTTCGAACCACGGCAGATGGCCCACGTAGTACACATCCCCCACGCGCAGGCTATTGACGCCGGACTCACGGATCACCGACACGGAACCAAACATCGCGGCACGTTTACCGCTGTCGTTCATGGCCGTATTGAGCAGTTCATAGCCGCGCGGGCTGTCAGCGAGGAGAGCCACCACGCTGCGCTGTTCGTTGTAAGGCGACTGGAAGCCCACCACCGCGGCCATCGCCCCCTGAGACGTTACCGTCGTCTGCGCGCTGGCCTGACGATCGTTCACATCCGGCATAATGCTCGGGAACTCGGTCTGTCGCAGCGGCGTATTAACCCAGGACTGGGCCGCTTTCACCAGCAGATCGATACGTTTGTCATCCTTCAGCTTATCCGGGATGGTCCCGATCACCATGATGTCAGCATCTTTGTTCTGAATCTGGCTGCCATCGTCCGTCAACGTGACGTTAATGGCCGGTAATCCTGTTTGTCCTCCAACGGTCGCCATGGTGTCGAGCAGGGTCGTAACCTGACCTTCGTTTGGCGCTTTTGGCATTACCACAATGGACTCAGAGAGATCGGCCATACGGCTGAACGGGAAGCCCGCGTTAGCAAAGGCGCGCAGGTCCGGCATCGCCAGGAAGTGATAGTACTTCGAGAAGTCGATGGTCGACTCATCGCCAATCACCACGTGGTTCTGCACCGGCTGGAAGGTGATGCAGTTTTCCGCCGAGCCGCCAGGCATTGGGTTCATGTACTGGAAATCAAAGCGCAGCTGGTTTATCGCACCCAGCTTCAGTGCCGGAATAGAGACATCCGTTTTACCGTCCAGCAGCCCCTGCAGCACCGGCAGGCGAAGCATCAGGCGGTTCGTATCCTGCGTGCTTTGCAGGCTGAAGGATTGCAGGAACTGGTTGTTCAGGCTGATATCCATGCGCGAGCTGTCTTTGGTGGCTGGCGCGGTATAGCGGTAGTTCAGATTGATATCAATGCCGTTGGTACGCAGCAGGTACAGATCC harbors:
- the bcsZ gene encoding cellulose synthase complex periplasmic endoglucanase BcsZ gives rise to the protein MKAFRWCVLAAVMLAALPLRAACTWPAWEQFKKDYISEGGRVIDPSDTRKITTSEGQSYALFFALAANDRKSFDLLLTWTRDNLASGDLNAHLPAWLWGQKDKDAWAVIDTNSASDADVWIAWSLLEAGRLWKDRDYTRTGKALLKRIVSEEVVNVPGLGAMLLPGRVGFADENAWRFNPSYLPPQLAAYFTRFGSPWTQLRETNLRLLLESAPKGFSPDWVQYQKNKGWRLQQEKALVGGYDAIRVYLWVGMMSDKDPQKARLLTRFQPMAAKTIKRGVPPEKVDVATGKRTGDGPVGFSAAMLPFLQQRDAQAVQRQRVADHFPDNNAYYSYVLTLFGQGWDQHRFRFTAKGELIPDWGQECASSQ